One Carassius auratus strain Wakin chromosome 16, ASM336829v1, whole genome shotgun sequence genomic window carries:
- the LOC113116352 gene encoding transcription factor Sp2-like → MRKQQTLDRIGETIPHIKWTDLTATKESQMSLGQESELSDEGLSLRTEYKDKVTPGVFLVPPQDQTEVIKDYSKQISPKNESDQTSLHENQTVEDKLAHFHENTRSLPTNMQLISKIQSDNSTTEACEVTTKATNIDNISSNDLLEIKVQRQSILNKGFHNDELLSPGGGNHTGKELCIENKTQVVDVAHARGSKLMMDLNAKKEKLEYNKDCIEDHNTHILCNVREEILDIRSNMAVTSSLGQYEEDLVLDLSLPKKKDRNKERKCEWVVDPEYEGSLHMEVDEIEEEPQHVEVEQEDDNEIRCISSVSDTHTYLPQHWDGHLSSSSLEAMPTTSYPNIKTPDPMDTLLIDDQGIPYTLTADGQKVPQIDNMQHAEDLSTQTDLSPGQAEDKPLFTADVQDIADSRLQTLTNSLCPNMSIGHVSVETSQVAPNQEPQSSYSSVALDKPSNMPAMSDLTSVPIQIVANTTGSNTPILLLPPSQLQSLSSQASKANPGLITLSLPLPLSQNTQSSPMFLVLSSPQVSSTQNSSSPGQLSQISSSSTVALPIGSCPLDLGSTLSSRPSLLSLSTVSSATATEISGLNNPSNLPVSPTSDSSSTSTVTSTSPTKQFSTDAYSDTSVPTSFREALLRLAVSVEKKQENPPETHLVTTHSCSEATKPDSSAIVHESKNKETEVNCDGETESTSVDQTDSLDTTSSTSPIRPVSPGVLISDPKNQELGPRRILYCQYCPRIFYYLSDLERHSITHSQSKPHVCHLCGKAFKRSSHLERHKHIHTGQRNFVCQLCPRRFRESGELMRHQRVHTGEKPFQCLICHMRFAERNTLRRHTKRKHQGQQLEAIDMKAKPESGGISLAGIQGEPEENAEWYSSTVPEMESDSDTGGE, encoded by the coding sequence ATGCGCAAACAACAAACATTGGACAGGATAGGTGAGACCATTCCACATATTAAGTGGACTGATCTTACTGCCACCAAAGAAAGCCAAATGTCTCTGGGTCAGGAAAGTGAGTTATCAGATGAGGGACTCTCATTGAGGACTGAGTATAAGGACAAAGTGACCCCAGGTGTGTTTCTTGTTCCACCACAAGATCAGACGGAAGTTATAAAGGATTACAGCAAGCAGATCTCGCCCAAAAATGAATCGGACCAGACGAGTCTTCATGAAAACCAGACTGTTGAAGATAAATTAGCCCATTTTCATGAGAACACAAGGAGTCTACCAACAAACATGCAGCTGATATCCAAGATACAGTCTGATAACTCTACGACAGAAGCTTGTGAGGTAACAACCAAAGCTACAAACATTGATAACATCTCATCCAATGATTTACTAGAGATTAAGGTTCAACGacaatctattttaaataaaggttttCATAATGACGAACTACTCTCACCTGGTGGAGGCAATCACACAGGCAAGGAGTTGTGTATTGAGAATAAAACACAGGTTGTTGATGTGGCACATGCAAGAGGGAGTAAACTTATGATGGAcctaaatgcaaaaaaagaaaaattagaatataataaaGACTGCATTGAAGATcataacacacacattttatgtaatgtaagAGAGGAGATACTTGATATAAGAAGTAACATGGCAGTGACAAGTTCTTTGGGACAATATGAAGAAGACCTGGTATTAGATTTAAGCCTACCAAAAAAGAAAGACCGAAATAAGGAGAGGAAGTGTGAATGGGTTGTAGACCCTGAATATGAAGGTTCACTTCATATGGAAGTTGATGAAATTGAGGAGGAGCCTCAACATGTAGAAGTGGAGCAGGAGGATGATAATGAAATTCGCTGCATTTCATCAGTAAGTGACACTCATACATATCTGCCTCAGCATTGGGATGGACATCTTTCCTCCTCTTCGCTTGAAGCTATGCCAACTACATCGTATCCCAACATCAAAACCCCAGATCCGATGGATACACTACTTATAGATGATCAGGGCATTCCTTACACACTTACAGCAGATGGACAGAAAGTTCCACAAATTGATAATATGCAACATGCAGAGGACCTCTCTACACAAACAGATCTAAGCCCAGGGCAAGCTGAAGATAAGCCCTTATTCACTGCTGATGTACAGGATATTGCAGACTCCAGACTACAAACACTAACCAATTCACTGTGTCCAAATATGTCTATAGGCCATGTCTCAGTGGAAACCTCACAAGTTGCCCCAAACCAGGAGCCACAATCTTCTTACAGTTCTGTAGCTCTTGATAAACCCTCCAACATGCCTGCCATGTCTGACTTGACATCAGTTCCCATTCAGATTGTGGCTAATACTACTGGGTCAAACACTCccattcttcttcttcctccatcTCAGCTTCAGTCTCTTTCCTCACAGGCCTCTAAAGCTAACCCAGGGCTAATTACCCTTTCCTTACCACTTCCTCTGAGTCAGAACACTCAGTCCTCCCCCATGTTCTTAGTTTTGTCATCTCCTCAGGTGTCCTCAACTCAGAATTCGTCTTCGCCTGGGCAGTTATCTCAAATTTCCTCTTCTTCCACTGTTGCACTTCCCATAGGATCTTGTCCACTTGATTTGGGATCTACATTAAGTTCACGTCCGTCACTTCTCAGCCTCAGTACAGTATCCTCTGCCACAGCTACAGAGATCTCAGGACTGAATAACCCTTCTAATCTTCCTGTTAGCCCTACCTCAGATTCCTCTAGCACTTCCACAGTGACCTCTACAAGTCCAACCAAGCAATTCAGCACTGATGCCTACTCCGACACATCAGTGCCCACTTCCTTTCGGGAAGCCCTTCTCAGATTGGCTGTGTCTGTGGAGAAGAAACAAGAAAACCCGCCTGAGACACATTTGGTCACTACTCATTCATGTTCTGAAGCCACCAAGCCGGATTCCTCTGCCATAGTccatgaaagtaaaaataaagagACAGAGGTAAACTGTGATGGTGAGACTGAGTCTACCTCGGTAGACCAAACAGACTCATTAGATACCACCTCTTCTACGTCACCCATTCGTCCCGTATCACCCGGAGTTTTAATCAGTGACCCAAAGAACCAAGAATTAGGCCCTCGTCGCATTCTTTACTGTCAGTACTGTCCGCGGATCTTTTACTATCTTTCGGACCTTGAGCGCCATTCCATCACACACTCCCAAAGCAAACCCCATGTATGTCACCTTTGTGGCAAGGCGTTCAAAAGATCAAGCCATCTTGAGCGACACAAACACATCCATACAGGTCAGAGAAACTTTGTGTGCCAGCTTTGCCCAAGGCGTTTTCGTGAATCAGGGGAACTAATGAGGCACCAGAGAGTACACACCGGTGAGAAACCCTTCCAGTGCTTAATATGCCACATGCGTTTTGCAGAGCGCAACACACTGAGACGTCACACGAAACGCAAGCACCAAGGCCAGCAGCTGGAGGCGATAGACATGAAGGCAAAGCCAGAAAGTGGAGGGATTTCCCTTGCTGGTATACAAGGAGAGCCAGAAGAGAATGCAGAGTGGTACAGTTCAACAGTTCCCGAAATGGAGTCTGACAGTGACACAGGGGGAGAATGA